A genomic window from Streptomyces brevispora includes:
- a CDS encoding TetR/AcrR family transcriptional regulator, with protein sequence MARPRKPLLSRDRIVATAGALVDAEGLDAVSTRRLAAELGVSGPSLYNHFRNKDEILDAVADAVSAQVDLSMFDESDSRDWRAALHDWAVSYRAALTEHPHIVPVLAQGPGRRPAGLRVADAVFGAMVRAGWPPAQATYIGALMRYFITGSALGSFARGFVDDETAYDPADYPHLGRAHLLAEHRQQVDEGAFETGLRALIDGLGMQYTPPGAAGTDRPAPKRS encoded by the coding sequence ATGGCCCGCCCGCGCAAGCCCCTCCTCAGCAGAGACCGCATCGTCGCGACGGCGGGTGCCCTCGTGGACGCCGAGGGGCTCGACGCGGTCTCCACCCGCCGGCTGGCGGCGGAGCTCGGGGTCAGCGGGCCGTCGCTCTACAACCACTTCCGCAACAAGGACGAGATCCTGGACGCGGTCGCCGACGCCGTCTCCGCGCAGGTCGATCTGTCGATGTTCGACGAGTCCGACAGCCGCGACTGGCGGGCCGCCCTGCACGACTGGGCGGTCTCCTATCGTGCGGCGCTCACCGAGCACCCGCACATCGTCCCGGTGCTCGCCCAGGGCCCCGGCCGCCGCCCGGCCGGCCTGCGGGTCGCGGACGCGGTCTTCGGCGCCATGGTCCGGGCGGGCTGGCCACCGGCCCAGGCCACGTACATCGGCGCGCTGATGCGCTACTTCATCACCGGATCGGCGCTCGGCTCCTTCGCCCGGGGCTTCGTGGACGACGAGACGGCGTACGACCCCGCCGACTACCCGCACCTCGGCCGGGCCCATCTGCTGGCAGAGCACCGCCAGCAGGTCGACGAGGGGGCGTTCGAGACGGGGCTGCGGGCGCTGATCGACGGCCTCGGCATGCAGTACACGCCGCCCGGGGCCGCCGGGACCGACCGGCCTGCGCCGAAGCGCTCCTGA